A window of Campylobacter concisus genomic DNA:
AAAAAATGGGATCAAATTTAACACGATCGGCGACATTTCGCCATTTAGCGATGAGCTAAAAAACGAGATAGAGATCACCAAAAATGCTACAAGAGAGAATAAAAATTTACTACTAAATTTAGCTATAAACTACGGCTCAAAAGACGAGATTATTAGAGCTGTGAGAAAGCTAAATTTAAAAGGTACAGAGATAAACGAAGCAAGCCTAAATGCAGCACTTGATGAGAGTGAGCCGGTGGATCTTCTCATTAGGACTGGTGGCGAAAGTAGGCTTTCAAATTTCATGCTTTGGCAAGCAAGCTATGCGGAGCTATTTTTTACGCCAACACTTTGGCCTGACTTTAGTAAGGATGAGCTTGCAAGCATCGTTAGCAAATTTAAAAATATAGAGCGAAGATTTGGCGGAGTTTAGCGAGATAATGGATAATTTAGTCATTTTTTTTGCCGTTTTTACATTTATTCTTGGCATTTGCATCGGTTCGTTTTTAAATGTTTTGATCTACCGCTTACCAAGAAATGAAAGTATAAATTTTCCAGCTTCTCATTGCCCAAACTGCGACCATAAGCTAAATTTTTATCACAATGTTCCGCTTTTTTCATGGCTATTTTTAGGCGGCAAATGTGCCTTTTGTAAGAAAAGAATAAGCCTCATCTATCCAGTGATCGAGCTAGTTTCTGGGATACTTTTTTTGATCTATTTTTTTAAAGAGTGCGGCGAAATTTTAAGCGTAGAAACGCTGCTTTATGCGCTATTTTTAGGTCTTTGCTTTATAATGCTACTAGCTCTTAGCGTCATAGACATAAGATATAAAGCTGTGCCAGATCCGCTTCTTTTTGCAGCGCTATTTTTCGCATTTATCTATGCCCTGCTACTTTTTATCTTTAAAGGAAATTTTGCTCAAATTTTAAATTTATTCCTTTTTGCACTTATCTTTTGGGTGCTTAGATTTGTCGTAAGTTTTGCCATAAAAAAAGAAGCGATGGGTAGTGCAGATATCTTTATAGCAGCTATCATCGGAGCTATCTTGCCAGTCAAACTGGCTCTAGTGGCGATCTATCTTGCAGCGCTTTTTACACTTCCAGTCTATGCGCTCGTTCGCAAAAAGAGCTATGAGCTAGCCTTTGTGCCATTTTTAAGTCTTGGCTTACTTATTACATACGCTTTTAAAGAGCAAATTTTAGAAATTTTAAGGTTTATTTATGAGTAGAGTGAATAGATATCTTTTGTTTAACTTCCTAGGGACTTTTGCATCGCTATTTAGTACGCTTTTTTTGATCATGTCGATCGTATTTTTCATCCAAATCGCGCGCATCACTTCTTACATTGAGATCAGTTTTGGCGAGCTTTTTAAACTCTACTCATTTATGCTTCCACGCGTACTACTTTTTGTCGTGCCTATCGCATTTTTTGTATCACTTGCGATGACGCTTTTTAGGCTATCGAAAGAGAATGAAAGTATCGTTATTTTTACGCTTGGTGGCTCACCAAATAAAATTGCTAAATTTTTCTTAATATTTTCAGCATTTTTAAGCACCGCTCTACTTGTAATTGCTACCATAATGATACCAATAGCCGCACAGCTAAATGCAAATTTTATTGATTATAAAAAGACTGTTGCAAAGCTGAATTTAAAGCCAACTCAGTTTGGACAAAAATTCTCTGACTGGATGGTCTATGTGGGTAGTGAAATGCAAGATAACAACGGCACTACCTATAAAGATATCGTGATGTTTAATCCTTACATTAAAGACTCTCAACGCTTAATCACTGCAAAAAATGCAAAGATCACTAATACAAATCAAAGCATCGAACTCTCTTTAATAGATGGAAAAATGTATGATATAAAAGATGAAATTTATCATCAAAGCAACTTCAAATCTATGAAGATAAGGACTGCCCAAAGTGAAGAGATAAGTGATATAGGAAGTATAAAAGAGTACTGGACGGAGGCAAATAGTAGTGAAAAAAGAAGAAAAGACCTTAGCACATATGTGCTTGTTGCGCTATTTCCACTTGCCAGTACGCTTTTTGCCATAAGCTTTGGCATCGTTACTTATAGATATGAAAAAGGCATGGTTTATGTTGGTACGTTTGGCGTTTTATTTGGGTATTTTACACTCATAATGCTATTTTCATCAAAACCAGCTTTTGCGATCCCGCTCATATTTTTCGTCTTTTTATTGGCAGGAATTTTGCTTTTTAAAGCCAAAATCATGCGAAGATACTAATGAAAATCCAACTAATTTATAGCTACGATGGCTCTAAATTCCAAGGCTCGCAAACTCAGCCGCATGAAAATGGCGTAGAAGATGAGCTTTCGCGTGCTCTAGCTCACGTTGGAATATTTGAAAAAATAGTCTCTAGCTCACGTACAGACAAAAACGTTCATGCGATTAATCAAAGCTCAAGCGTAATTTGTGGCGATCATTTTAAAAATTTAGAGCATCTAAAAGAGCTAATCAACCGCCATGCTCATCCAA
This region includes:
- a CDS encoding prepilin peptidase, yielding MDNLVIFFAVFTFILGICIGSFLNVLIYRLPRNESINFPASHCPNCDHKLNFYHNVPLFSWLFLGGKCAFCKKRISLIYPVIELVSGILFLIYFFKECGEILSVETLLYALFLGLCFIMLLALSVIDIRYKAVPDPLLFAALFFAFIYALLLFIFKGNFAQILNLFLFALIFWVLRFVVSFAIKKEAMGSADIFIAAIIGAILPVKLALVAIYLAALFTLPVYALVRKKSYELAFVPFLSLGLLITYAFKEQILEILRFIYE
- a CDS encoding LptF/LptG family permease codes for the protein MSRVNRYLLFNFLGTFASLFSTLFLIMSIVFFIQIARITSYIEISFGELFKLYSFMLPRVLLFVVPIAFFVSLAMTLFRLSKENESIVIFTLGGSPNKIAKFFLIFSAFLSTALLVIATIMIPIAAQLNANFIDYKKTVAKLNLKPTQFGQKFSDWMVYVGSEMQDNNGTTYKDIVMFNPYIKDSQRLITAKNAKITNTNQSIELSLIDGKMYDIKDEIYHQSNFKSMKIRTAQSEEISDIGSIKEYWTEANSSEKRRKDLSTYVLVALFPLASTLFAISFGIVTYRYEKGMVYVGTFGVLFGYFTLIMLFSSKPAFAIPLIFFVFLLAGILLFKAKIMRRY
- the uppS gene encoding polyprenyl diphosphate synthase; this encodes MNELNHIAIIMDGNGRWAKKRGFLRTNGHEAGANVVSDMCEFCIDNGVKILSLYAFSTENWKRPQKEVEFLMNLLKKFLILKRADFIKNGIKFNTIGDISPFSDELKNEIEITKNATRENKNLLLNLAINYGSKDEIIRAVRKLNLKGTEINEASLNAALDESEPVDLLIRTGGESRLSNFMLWQASYAELFFTPTLWPDFSKDELASIVSKFKNIERRFGGV